From Balearica regulorum gibbericeps isolate bBalReg1 chromosome 28, bBalReg1.pri, whole genome shotgun sequence:
ggcactgggggcagTGGGGGTACTGGgagtactgggagcactgggggtactgggagcactgggggcactgggggcactgggagtactgggggcactgggagcactgggggcactgggcagggggcactgggagcactgggggcactgggagtactgggagcactggggacactgggcagggggcactgggagcactgggggcactgggagtactgggggcactgggagcactgggggcactgggcagggggcactgggggcactgggctGTAACTGGGCCGTCACTGGGGCAGCATTGGAGCATACCGGGGCGTGACCGCGACAGAACCGAACTCGTCTCTGGGCCCTTCCCGGGGCCATCGTCAGCCCTTTACTGGGGCGTCACTGGGCCGTCACTGGCCCATACTGGTCCATCTCTTGTCCCATCACTGGCCTGTACCGGTCCgggcccccccccagcacccccagcactGTGGTTCCCCGGTCCCACGGGTGCCACGCGCCCATCCCTCCGGTACCCCCCCCGTTCCCCGGGACGCGGCCGCAGGCAGCCCCGGCTCGCACCGCACCGCAGCCCCTTTATTcggccccccccggcctcgggcacagggacagggacagtcCTGGGGGCCCCTCCGCacgcgcgcgcgtgtgtgtgtgtgtgtgtgtgcgcgccccccacccccggggTCCCTCGTCCCCGCGGTCCCTCAGCGGTCCTCCCTGCGCAGCGGCGGGGACGGCGGGTAGTGGCGGGCGGGCGGCACGTCGTAGTGGCTGGGGATGTGGCTGTTCTTGGGGGAGTCGTAATGGCTTGGGGGGACCGTGGGGACGTCACCTTCCGCCCCCCCGGGGCAACTCTCTGCGGGGACAAGAGGAGGCTGCGaggggctctgtgtgtgtgtgtcccccccgtcACCGGGGatgtgtgtccccccctccaGGGGAACCCCCCCCACAATCCGTACCCTCCTGTGATGGCTCCTCCAGGAGCCCGATCTCGGCGTAGGACATCTCCCGCCGGACGGGGGACTTCATCTCCATGTAGCTGCCCTCGGGGGCCTtggcggtgggggggggcaggtcCTTGATGGTGGCGTAGGGGTTCTCGCTGGCCACGGAGCTGGCGCTGGCATCCAGCCGCTCcggggggtgggctggggggtccccagggcaggagcacagGGGAGAGGGAGCGGCCGCATCCTGCTGTGTCCCAGGCACAGCCCaaccccagcccttccccagccccgtCCTTTCCCTGTCCCACCCCATTCCTGTCTCTTCCTCATCCCATCCCCGTTcttttcccatccccatccccaccccattCCAGCCCTGTccctttcccatccccatcccatccccatccccatctccatcccatcccatccccatcccatccccatcccatcccatccccatcccatcccatcccatccccatcccattcccatcccatcccatcccatcccatccccatcccatcccatcccatccccatcccattcccatcccatcccattcccatcccatcccatcccatcccatccccatcccatcccatcccatcccatccccatcccatccccatcccatcccatcccaatccccatccccatcccatcccatcccatcccatccccatcccattcccatcccacccccatcccatcccatccccatcccattcccatcccatcccatcccatcccatccccatcccatcccatcccatccccatcccatcccatccccatcccatcccatcccatcccatccccatccccatcccatcccatccccatcccatcccatcccatcccatccccatcccattcccatcccatccccatccccattcccatcccatcccatcccatccccatccccatctccatcccatccccatcccatccccatctccatcccatccccatccccatccccatcccatcccatcccatccccatccccatcccatcccatcccatcccatccccatcccatccccatccccatcccatcccatccccatcccatccccatcccatcccatcccatccccaccccgctcccctccctgtcccaccCCGTACCTTTCCCCTCGTACTTCCCCAGGCCCCAGGTGTAGCTGTAGCTGTAGCTCCGGTCCAGCTGCCCCCCTGTAAGGGGGCAAGTTTGGGGTCCCCCCGCTCCATCACCCCCCCCAACATGAAGATGCTCCACCCAACCCACCCAGCACCTTCCCGGGGCATCCTGAGCAGGGAGGGGACCCAGGTGCCCACCCCCTCCGGCCAAGGTCCCCGCTGGCTCCCCGGGAGCtgccccccaccacccccccgcccccccttaCCCCTGGGGCCCGGGGCCGGTGCCCCGAGGTGCTTCCAGTCGGGGGGCAGCGTGGCGTTGCCTTCGGGGCCGTAGGGTCTCTCCACGCCAGGGAAGAGCTGAGTGCCGGACACCTGGAGCCCAAACAGGGGAAGGGTTGGCCACGAGGCTCCCGGCAGcagtgccgtgccgtgccgtggcCCATGCAACACCACGGTGCATCATGCAACACCCTGGTGCACCGTGCAACGCCGTGCTGCACCATGTAACGCCGTGCTGCGCCGTGCTGTACCATGCAATGCCACAGTGCAACACCACAGTGGACCGTGCCGCACCGTGCTCCACCATGCAACACCATGCCGCACCATGCAACGCCCTGGTGCACCGTGCAACGCCGTGCTGCACCATGTAATGCCACCGTGGACCACGCAACACTCTGCTCCACCACGCAACACCGTTGCGCACGGTACAACACCGTGTAACACCCTGGTGCAGCATGCAAcacccatccccatccccatcccatccccatcccatcccatccccatctccatcccatccccatcctatcccatccccatccccatccccatcccatcccatcccatcccatccccatccccatccccatccccatcccatctccatcccatccccatcctatcccatccccatccccatccccatctctatcccatccccatccccatcccatccccatcccatcccatccccatcccatcccatccccatccccatccccatccccatcccatcccatcccatcccatcccatccccatcccatcccatcccatcccatcctatccccatcccatcccatccccatcccatctccatcccatccccatccccatccccatcccatccccatcccatccgCATTCCattccatcccatccccatccccatcccatcccatcccatcccatccatcccatcccatcccatccccatcccatccccatcccatcccatccccatcccatccctatccccatccccatcccatcccatcccatcccatcccatcccatccccatcccatccccatcccatcccatccccatcccatcccatccccatccccatcccatcccatcccatccccatcccatccccatccccatccccatcccatccccatccccatcccatccctatcccatcccatcccatccccatcccatccctatcccatccccatcccatccccatcccatccccatcccatcccatccccatcccatcccatccccacaCAACACCGTGCTCCACCACGCGACGCCGCGCCGTGCCGTACCTTGAGGGAGCTGGCTCTGTCCTGGACACCGGGCCCGGGGGCCGGCAGCGTGCACTGGGACAGCGTGTGGTAGCTGGGGTTGGAGTAGTAGTGCGCGTGGCTCGGTGGCACGTCTGGGGGGGACAGGCATTAGCCCGGTGCAGCGGGGccactggggctggggggtccccCACCGGCGGGCTCACCAGGCACCATGTAGTCGGAGGTGTCCGTCTGTGCCGCCGTGTAGGCCACGGCCAGGTGCCggctctccttccccttctgccGGTGACGGTAACACAGGGCCACGGCCACCACGGCCACCAGCAAGGCCACCAGGgccaccaggctgagcaccACCCCCAGGGAGCTGTAGGCTGCCGGGGGGGCCGGCACGATGGTGTAGGGCTGCtcgggggtccctggggggggggggggtagggtCCTTaggggggcgggcagggaccCCGGTGggcccccgcacccccccgcaCCCCGTTCTGCGCCCACTCACCGGCCTCGCAGTGGGGCCCGATCCTGCCCGGGGCGCAGGGGCACGTCCCGCTGGCGGGGTGGCAGGTGGCGTTGTGGGGGCAgcggcagagctgggcacacCGCGGCCCGAAGGTCCCgggggggcaggctgggggcaCAGGGCGTGGGGCAGCCAGGGCCATACTGCCCGGCACGGTATGGCTCCACAGGGGGAACATATAGCTCCATACTGCCCGGCACGGTATGGCTCCACAGGGGGAACATATAGCTCCATACTGCCCGGCACGGTATGGCTCCACAGGGGGAACATATAGATCCATACTGCCCAGCACGGTGTGGCTCCATACGGGGCCCACACAGCTCCATACTGCCCGGGACTGTATAGCTCCATACCAGGATCATATAGCTCCATACTGCCTGGGACCGTATCACTTCCTACTGGGACCATATCGCTCCCATACTGGGATCATACAGACCCATAGTGTCCAGGACTGTATAGCCCCATACTGGGACCATATAGGCCTATACTGGGACGCTATAGCTCTATACTGGGACGCTATAGCTCTATAGTGGGACCATATAGCTCCATACTGGGACCATATAGCCCCGTACCAAGTCCATACAGTTCCATACCGGGCCATATATGTCCCGACTGCCCAGGGTGGCGTGGGGCAGGGGTACCCGTCTGGCCCGGGCAGTTCTCTCTCTTGCCCCCCCCTCGGAACCCCCAGGCTGGATCTGGGGGGGGTGCAGACCCCCCCCTTGGGGCGACGGGGGGGAGGTGTCGGTGCCCGGCCGTACCTTCTCCGCAGAGCGTCCCCGTCCAGCCGGCCGGGCAGCGGCAGGTCCCCTCGGCGGGGTGGCACGTCCCCCCGtgctggcacaggcagggctgggcgcaggcagccccccagaaaCCGGGGGCGCAGGCTGGAGGCGGAGGATGGGGGTgatggtgtgtgtgtgtgtgatggacgggctcagccccgctccccactgcccccccccagccccccccccccggccccccactCACGCTGGGAGcagcggggacccccccagcccggggcgCAGAGGCAGGAGCCGTTGGCGGGGTGGCAGGAGGAGCCGTTGGCGCAGGAGCAGCTCAGCGAGCAGCGCTTGCCGTAGCGGCCGGGCGGGCAGGCTGGGGTGAGACGAGTGTGTCCGGTCTCAGCCCCGGAGGTGGGTTGGGAACAACCGGCAATTGcggggtggtttggggtttggtttggtgggtttttttttgggggggaggggggggaaccaCACACGACTCACGGCGCTGGCAGGTGGGGCCACGGTACCCCGGGGCGCAGGTGCAGGATCCGTCCTGGGGCGAGCAGGAGGCCCCGTTGCGGCAGGAGCAGGGCGtgcggcagccccggccccagaAATCGGGGGGACAGCCCTGCTTGCACTGCGGCcctgcgaggaggaggaggaggaggaggaggaggagcgaTGAAGGACGAGGGCTGGGGTGGCAGTGGGGTGTCATtgttgtgtcccccccccaccctgatCCGCCCCCCTCACCTGTCCAGCCGGGCAGGCAGACGCACTCTCCCGTCACCGCGTCGCAGCCGTCGGCGTGGGCGCAGTCGCaccgctgcctgcagccccccccgaACGTCCCGTTCTGGGGTACAGAGCAGGttgagaagggggggggggggtgtgtgttgggggggtgTCACCCCCGGGGACGGTGGCACCAAACCCCggtgcaggcagcgggcaggactcaccgggcagggctgcaggcagcgggggCCCTGCCAGCCCGGTGGGCAGCTGCAGGTTCCGCTTTGGGGGTCGCAGGCAGCCCCCTGCCCGCAGTCGCAGCTCCGGTTGCAGCCGGGACCCCAAGTCCCGGAGGGACACGGCACCGAGCAGTCGGGTCCGTGCCAGCCTGCGGGACGAGGGGACAGCGGGGTGGGcacggggatgggggggggacCCCCACcgccacacacacccccccccccacccaccccggTGGTCACCCACCTTCCTTGCAGAGGCAGGAGCCGTCGAGGGGGGAGCAGGCGAGGGcgtgctggcaggagcagcgCCCCGAGCAGTTGGTCCCGAAGGTGTCGGGGGGACACAGGGAGGAGCAGTGCTcgtcctgggggggggacacacacgacACACAACACACATGAAGACTTTGGGACAGCTGGGACCCCCCACCCAGGGTGAGGGAAAGGACCCAGGAGTCTGGGGACACCCACAGCCTGCACCCCCCCATCCCTTCTCTTGGCATCCTGGTGCTGGAGGGAGAGTGGgggaccccaaaaccccaccctcCCATGAGGACCCCAAGTTGCCCCCCCCCGAGATGCTCacacccccattccccccccctccaagcGATGCCCAGACCCCGAAACTGCCCCCAGAGATAACAAGAGCCCCAACCCATCCCTAAGGATGACCAGACCCCTCTGTTTCCCCCagaaccccccaaacccccactgtcccccccccccccccagaccctcATTCTTCCCCTAGGGCtgcccagacccccccccctccacgcTCCCCGTGCTGCCCcaggcccccccagcccccccaacCCCCTCCGTGCCCCCGTACCGTGTAGCCGGGGGGGCAGCGGCAGTGGCCGGTGGTCCCGTCGCAGCCCCCCCCGTGGAGGCAGAGGCAGGTCTGCAGGCAGCCGGCCCCGAAAGAACCGGGGGGGCAACTCTCGTTGCAGAAGAGCCCAGTCCAGCCGGGGTGACAGACGCACTCCCCGAGCAACGggtggcagctggggggggggggggggggaaccccgCTTCAGcacccccagtgctcccagtatgGAGGAGTACTGGAAAAGGGCTTTGcaaatggggggggggcacaaagcacttgggggaggggggggggggattaacCCCTTGCTGGCCGCTCAGCACCCCGGCTTGCTCGGGGAGGATGCTGGGGGACGCGAGAGCGCTGGGGGGAACCGGGGTGGGacggggtgtgtgggggggggggtcctacctctggctgtgctgggggtgGCAGAGGCAGCGGCTCTGGCAGTGGAGGCCGTAGAGGCCGGGCAGGCACTGGCGCTCCTCGCAGCGGCTGCCCTGGAAGCCGGCCTCGCACAGGCAGCCCCCGTCCACGTGGAAGCACTGGCCGCCGTTGGCACAGTCGCAGCTCTCCTGGCAGTCCTGCCCGTACCGCCCCACCGGGCACCTCTCCCGGCACCTGGGGGGGGGATGACAATGGGGAGGGGGGTGACACGACCCCACCAGGAGCTGGGGTGGCTCCCGGACCCTCCCTGCATCAAGCTGAGGCCGTCCAGCTCATTGCATGCCAGGCTGGGGGACCAGAGACCTGGGTGACCCCGTCCCCTTGGGCCTCATCCCCGTGTACCCCCAGCCATCCCTTGTACCCCCCCTGTGCACGCCCATCTGCCCCTGTCCCCACGTACCCCCAGCCCAAAGTGCCCTGTTCCCCCGTGTCAcatccccctgtcccccccatccccggcaccccccgtgcccctgtcccccccccttACTGGTCTCCAGTGAAGCCGGGGGCACACTGACACTGGCCCCCCTGGGGGTCACAGTGGCCCCCGTTGTGGCAGCGACACTCGCCCTGGCAGCCGGAGCCGAAGCGCCCGGGGGGACACGGCACGGAGCAGATCTCCCCCTGCGAAAGGGCGTCAGGGTTggcaggggaaactgaggcaggcaCCGCATttggccggggggggggggtgtggggggggtgtcgcAGCCCACCTACCATCCATCCGTGGGGGCAGATGCAGGTGCTGGTGCCGGGGGGGTGGCAGATGCCCCCGTTCTGGCAGggacaggggctgctgcagggtgtCCCCTCGGGGCAGGGCACCTCACagctgtgggggggggggcggcgagGGGTGAGCGGGACCCCCACCCGAGgggtgccggggcgggggggtggggggtgtgcaGAGTCACTCACAGGGGTCCGGCCAGCCCCGGGGGGCAGAGACAGGCGCCGGTGGAGGCGTTGCAGGGGGCCCGGTGgtggcaggggcagggcaggcggCAGTCCTGGCCGTAGGTGCTGGCCGGGCACGGCTGGCGGCACAGCGGGTCGGCGAAGCcgggggggcaggagcaggcccCGCTCAGGGGGTCGCAGGGGGCCCCGTGGTGGCAGTTGCAGCGATGCACGCAGCCCGGCCCCCACGACTGCTCGTCACACTCTGCACGGGGCAGACCACCGGTACCtccctgtcccatcccatcccatcccatcccatcccatcccatcccatccccatccccatcccatccccatccccatcccatcccatcccatccccatcccatccccatccccatcccatcccatccccatccccatccccatcccatccccatccccatcccatcccatccccatcccatccccatccccatcctcatcccatcccatcccatccccatcccatccccatccccatccccatccccatcccatcccatcccatcccatcccatcccaatccccatccccatccccatccccatcccatccccatcccatcccatcccatccccattcccatcccatccccatcccatccccattcccatcccattcccatcccatccccatcccatccccatccccatccccatccccatcccatccccatcccatcccatccccatcccatcccatccccatccccatccccatcccatcccatccccatccccatccctccccatccccatcccatcccatcccatccccatcccatccccatccccatcccatcccatccccatcccatcccatccccatccccatccccatccccatccccatcccatcccatcccatcccatccccatcccatcccatccccatccccatcccatccccatcccatcccatcccatccccatccccatcccatccccatcccatcccatccccagcccatcccatcccatcccatccccatcccatcccatcccatcccatcccatccccatcccatccccatcccatcccatcccatccccatccccatccccatccccatcccatccccatcccatcccatcccatcccatccccatcccatcccatccccatccccattatccccccagccctccagggacccccctccccacccttccccccccccagctgggggtccccagccccgtgccccccccccagccccccgtcGCCGCCCCTCACCGCTGGAGCAGTCCGCGCCCCGCCAGCCCGGCTCGCACTGGCAGAGGTCGGGGGCCACGCACCGGCCGTGGACGCACTCGTGGGTGCAGCGCGCTGCGGGGACACCCCGGGGGGTGCAGCTGAGCCAGGACCCGGCCCCCGGGGCCACCCCgcgtccccccccaccccactcaCGGACGCAGACGTCCCGGCTCTCGTAGTAGCCCAAGCAGCACTGGTAACGCCTCCGGTAGTCGGTGCGAACCGCCTGCCGGTACTCGGTGCGGTACACGATCCTGCACCCCACACCAGCACCGTCAGGATGGGGGTGGCCCcgctccagccccccccccccccccccccccgcccccagcttTGGGGACACCCCGCAGTCCCACCTCTGCTGCagacagggctggggggggctcagcGCCCCGGGACAGGGCTCGGCGGAGGACACGACGTGGGGTTTGGTGTAGGACTCCTTCACCGCTGCCGTGAAGCTGTCGGGGGAGAGGACGCGGGGTGACGGCAGGTccggggcggaggggggggtgtcccaCTGCCGTCACCCTCCCCGGTCCCCCCAGTCCTACCTCTCCCAGTAGCTACAGACGTTGGGGTCGCTGGGGCGGAGGGCGGCCAGGAGACAGACGTACGTCGCCAGCGCCGCGGCCCGCAGCACCATCCTGCACGGGGAGACGACGGCTTCGCCCTTCTTCGCCTCGCCGCGTTCCCGCTCCCCACCcaccgcccccggcccccggctTCCACGCAGGATCCGTCCTCCCCGCGGGGCTGACTCTGCATTCCTTCGTGCGCAGGAACAGCCCCAACCCCGgcccccgctgctccccccgccccggccccgctcccagcAACGGCCCGTGccaaggggaaactgaggcacggtgGCCCCACGCAGCGCTCTCTCCGCATCCCGAAACGCCCCGGGGTTTCATCCTGGCGTCACCGCGACCTGTCCCGCTGCACCCCAACCCGGTGCGGGATGCTGCCGATGACGGGGTGTATGGGAGGGTGCTACCCCGGGGTACCGGGACGGAATTCGGCCCCGCAGCTCCCGGCCCTGGCGCGGCGCCGCGTGGCCCCGTTTCAACCCGTTCTGTGTTTATTCCCAGTTGTCTTTCCTGGATCCGTCGGCTTCTTGCTCAACCCAGCGAGGGTCCGGCTTTGCCGAAGGCGGCTCCGGGATCGCCGccagcctggggagcaggggtggggggcacaCAGCAAGCCCCCCGAACCCACGGGGCCGTGTTTACTGGGACGTGGGTTTTACAGCTAAACCCCCGCGAGCCGGAGAAGGAAACAGAGGTTTCCTGGTCACCACAGCTGGATTTACGGCCGCTTCCGCGCCGCTCCGGCCATGGGACACCCCAAAGGTGTTGCCCCCGGTAGCCCCCCCCGAGTCCGTCCTCCCCCTCGTCAGGGTCCGTGCCGCGGTTTGGGGCTAAataagggggtgggggggaaggagcgAACCCCCTCCTCCTGCCGGAGTGTCCGGTCTTTGGTGGAAAAAACGTTTAGCGGGAACGTTTCCCCCCGTTTCCCTTTGGCTCCCGGCGGTGAGGAATTAATTGCTCATCCACAGGCAAAATTCCTTCCCATGGACCCtcccaggggtgggggggcagagccaaggggaccccccaccccccccagccctccccgtggccccgctgcc
This genomic window contains:
- the PEAR1 gene encoding platelet endothelial aggregation receptor 1 isoform X1 — translated: MVLRAAALATYVCLLAALRPSDPNVCSYWESFTAAVKESYTKPHVVSSAEPCPGALSPPQPCLQQRIVYRTEYRQAVRTDYRRRYQCCLGYYESRDVCVPRCTHECVHGRCVAPDLCQCEPGWRGADCSSECDEQSWGPGCVHRCNCHHGAPCDPLSGACSCPPGFADPLCRQPCPASTYGQDCRLPCPCHHRAPCNASTGACLCPPGLAGPLCEVPCPEGTPCSSPCPCQNGGICHPPGTSTCICPHGWMGEICSVPCPPGRFGSGCQGECRCHNGGHCDPQGGQCQCAPGFTGDQCRERCPVGRYGQDCQESCDCANGGQCFHVDGGCLCEAGFQGSRCEERQCLPGLYGLHCQSRCLCHPQHSQSCHPLLGECVCHPGWTGLFCNESCPPGSFGAGCLQTCLCLHGGGCDGTTGHCRCPPGYTDEHCSSLCPPDTFGTNCSGRCSCQHALACSPLDGSCLCKEGWHGPDCSVPCPSGTWGPGCNRSCDCGQGAACDPQSGTCSCPPGWQGPRCLQPCPNGTFGGGCRQRCDCAHADGCDAVTGECVCLPGWTGPQCKQGCPPDFWGRGCRTPCSCRNGASCSPQDGSCTCAPGYRGPTCQRPCPPGRYGKRCSLSCSCANGSSCHPANGSCLCAPGWGGPRCSQPCAPGFWGAACAQPCLCQHGGTCHPAEGTCRCPAGWTGTLCGEACPPGTFGPRCAQLCRCPHNATCHPASGTCPCAPGRIGPHCEAGTPEQPYTIVPAPPAAYSSLGVVLSLVALVALLVAVVAVALCYRHRQKGKESRHLAVAYTAAQTDTSDYMVPDVPPSHAHYYSNPSYHTLSQCTLPAPGPGVQDRASSLKVSGTQLFPGVERPYGPEGNATLPPDWKHLGAPAPGPRGGQLDRSYSYSYTWGLGKYEGKAHPPERLDASASSVASENPYATIKDLPPPTAKAPEGSYMEMKSPVRREMSYAEIGLLEEPSQEESCPGGAEGDVPTVPPSHYDSPKNSHIPSHYDVPPARHYPPSPPLRREDR
- the PEAR1 gene encoding platelet endothelial aggregation receptor 1 isoform X2 — translated: MVLRAAALATYVCLLAALRPSDPNVCSYWESFTAAVKESYTKPHVVSSAEPCPGALSPPQPCLQQRIVYRTEYRQAVRTDYRRRYQCCLGYYESRDVCVPRCTHECVHGRCVAPDLCQCEPGWRGADCSSECDEQSWGPGCVHRCNCHHGAPCDPLSGACSCPPGFADPLCRQPCPASTYGQDCRLPCPCHHRAPCNASTGACLCPPGLAGPLCEVPCPEGTPCSSPCPCQNGGICHPPGTSTCICPHGWMGEICSVPCPPGRFGSGCQGECRCHNGGHCDPQGGQCQCAPGFTGDQCRERCPVGRYGQDCQESCDCANGGQCFHVDGGCLCEAGFQGSRCEERQCLPGLYGLHCQSRCLCHPQHSQSCHPLLGECVCHPGWTGLFCNESCPPGSFGAGCLQTCLCLHGGGCDGTTGHCRCPPGYTDEHCSSLCPPDTFGTNCSGRCSCQHALACSPLDGSCLCKEGWHGPDCSVPCPSGTWGPGCNRSCDCGQGAACDPQSGTCSCPPGWQGPRCLQPCPNGTFGGGCRQRCDCAHADGCDAVTGECVCLPGWTGPQCKQGCPPDFWGRGCRTPCSCRNGASCSPQDGSCTCAPGYRGPTCQRPCPPGRYGKRCSLSCSCANGSSCHPANGSCLCAPGWGGPRCSQPCAPGFWGAACAQPCLCQHGGTCHPAEGTCRCPAGWTGTLCGEGTPEQPYTIVPAPPAAYSSLGVVLSLVALVALLVAVVAVALCYRHRQKGKESRHLAVAYTAAQTDTSDYMVPDVPPSHAHYYSNPSYHTLSQCTLPAPGPGVQDRASSLKVSGTQLFPGVERPYGPEGNATLPPDWKHLGAPAPGPRGGQLDRSYSYSYTWGLGKYEGKAHPPERLDASASSVASENPYATIKDLPPPTAKAPEGSYMEMKSPVRREMSYAEIGLLEEPSQEESCPGGAEGDVPTVPPSHYDSPKNSHIPSHYDVPPARHYPPSPPLRREDR